One segment of Dolichospermum sp. DET69 DNA contains the following:
- a CDS encoding DUF2330 domain-containing protein, translated as MQLFRLFLPLISAILALLCFAPTAWAFCGFYVAKADTKLYNQASQVILARDGNRTVLTMANDFQGDVKDFAVVIPVPTVLKKEQVHVAEPKIIERLDAFSAPRLVEYFDSDPCAVMEKMADMPAPLAGGRMESSANKMRRDSNLGVTVEAKFNVGEYDIVILSAKESGGLEIWLNRNGYKIPKGAKELLKPYIRSAMKFFVAKVNLDKFAESGYQLLRPLQISYESLKFMLPIRLGMINATKEQDLVVYILSPQGQAEITNYRTVKVPSDVNIPVYVKSEFGDFYKSMFQTSYTKEDKKVGFLEYAWDMSSCDPCSAEPLNNEELKQAGVFWLDNNSDRPVSPTFRSRFPSSSVFITRLHVRYTRNKFPEDLMFQATSQRESFQGRYILQHPFTGNVQCSAGRQYQRSLNQRLEKEAETLARLTNWNIQNIRQKMQIPGRKFSTSLWDNFLAWLGL; from the coding sequence ATGCAACTTTTTCGCCTATTTCTGCCCTTAATATCTGCAATTTTAGCCTTGCTGTGTTTCGCGCCTACAGCTTGGGCTTTTTGTGGATTTTATGTAGCTAAAGCTGATACAAAACTCTATAACCAAGCCTCTCAAGTTATACTGGCGCGAGATGGAAATCGCACCGTCTTAACAATGGCTAACGATTTTCAAGGAGATGTTAAAGATTTTGCTGTTGTTATTCCTGTTCCTACTGTTTTAAAAAAAGAACAAGTTCATGTAGCCGAACCGAAAATTATTGAAAGATTAGATGCTTTTAGCGCCCCCAGATTAGTTGAATATTTCGATTCTGACCCCTGTGCTGTCATGGAAAAAATGGCAGATATGCCCGCACCGTTAGCAGGAGGAAGAATGGAAAGTTCAGCAAATAAAATGAGGAGAGATAGCAATTTAGGTGTAACTGTTGAAGCCAAATTTAATGTTGGTGAATATGATATTGTCATCCTCAGTGCTAAAGAATCCGGTGGACTAGAAATTTGGCTGAACCGCAATGGTTATAAAATTCCTAAAGGGGCAAAGGAATTACTAAAACCCTATATTCGTTCTGCCATGAAATTCTTTGTTGCTAAAGTCAACTTAGATAAATTTGCCGAATCAGGTTATCAATTACTGCGTCCTTTACAAATTTCCTATGAATCACTTAAATTCATGTTACCGATTCGTTTAGGAATGATTAACGCCACCAAAGAACAAGATTTAGTTGTTTATATTCTCTCACCCCAAGGACAGGCAGAAATTACTAATTATCGCACCGTTAAAGTTCCTTCAGATGTGAATATTCCTGTTTATGTGAAAAGTGAATTTGGTGATTTTTATAAATCCATGTTCCAAACTTCCTACACCAAAGAAGATAAAAAAGTCGGCTTTCTGGAATATGCTTGGGATATGAGTAGTTGTGATCCTTGTTCTGCGGAACCACTCAATAATGAAGAATTAAAACAAGCTGGTGTATTTTGGTTAGATAATAATAGTGATAGACCAGTATCTCCCACTTTTCGTTCTCGTTTCCCTAGCAGTAGTGTTTTCATTACTCGCTTGCACGTTCGTTACACCAGAAATAAATTTCCCGAAGATTTGATGTTTCAAGCAACTTCCCAACGGGAATCTTTTCAAGGACGTTATATTTTACAACACCCATTTACAGGTAATGTCCAATGTAGTGCAGGACGACAATATCAACGTTCTTTGAATCAGAGATTGGAAAAAGAAGCTGAAACTCTCGCTAGACTTACTAACTGGAATATTCAAAATATTCGCCAAAAAATGCAAATACCTGGCAGAAAATTTTCTACTTCTTTGTGGGATAATTTCTTAGCTTGGTTGGGTCTGTAA
- a CDS encoding RnfABCDGE type electron transport complex subunit D: MLCKDIRDYQILFLSLFLILGIGTRDWTLHPEFIAVAIASCIITQIICSLITKSPDSLQLINIRSPLITSLGLSLLLRVDHWPTMALAGFAAIASKFVFKVGEKHFFNPANFGIVAVLTLTNDAWVSPGQWGEEWWYALLFVGTGGMILQRVGRWDTTAAFLGAYSLLAAIRNLWLGWTWDVYFHHLMSGSLLLFSLFMVTDPRSIPNSPMSRIIWAISIALLTFILRNFFFIPTAVFWALFALAPLTILLDKFWITPRFSWENKTELPAENNQLTIIN; this comes from the coding sequence ATATTGTGCAAAGATATTCGAGATTATCAAATTCTCTTTCTGAGTTTATTTCTAATTTTGGGAATTGGGACGCGAGACTGGACATTACATCCAGAATTTATTGCTGTGGCGATCGCCTCCTGCATTATAACTCAAATCATCTGCTCATTGATCACTAAATCCCCAGACAGCTTACAACTAATTAATATTCGTAGTCCCCTCATTACCTCTCTAGGACTTAGTTTATTACTACGGGTTGATCATTGGCCAACCATGGCCTTAGCTGGATTTGCAGCCATAGCGAGTAAATTTGTCTTTAAAGTTGGTGAAAAGCATTTTTTTAATCCTGCTAATTTTGGCATTGTTGCCGTTCTTACCCTCACTAATGATGCTTGGGTTTCCCCAGGACAATGGGGGGAAGAATGGTGGTATGCGTTGTTATTTGTGGGGACTGGAGGCATGATTTTACAACGGGTTGGCCGTTGGGATACTACCGCCGCTTTTTTAGGTGCTTATTCTCTCTTAGCTGCTATTAGAAATCTTTGGTTAGGTTGGACTTGGGATGTTTATTTCCATCATTTAATGAGTGGATCTTTACTGTTATTTTCTCTATTTATGGTGACAGATCCTCGTTCAATTCCCAATTCCCCCATGAGTAGAATTATTTGGGCAATATCTATTGCCTTATTAACGTTTATTTTGCGGAATTTTTTCTTTATACCCACTGCTGTTTTTTGGGCTTTATTTGCCCTAGCACCATTAACTATTTTATTAGATAAATTCTGGATTACGCCAAGATTTTCTTGGGAGAATAAGACAGAATTACCAGCAGAAAATAATCAATTAACTATCATCAATTAA
- a CDS encoding polysaccharide deacetylase family protein: MEFAPLFPLVYRILQPTFPHCLWGGNSSCKTIALTFDDGPHPQYTPQVLSVLNRYKITASFFWLGNCVNRFPDIAKTVSEQGHWIGLHGYEHDSFPFLSPTQLKQSLEKTQVAIYNACNLQPEQVRDVRPPNGFFTPQTLQLFQQWNYRPVMWSVVPEDWVLPGVNVVINRVMKQVKNGSLIVLHDGYFGGKDVAETINILIPKLLEQGYKFVTIDSLW; the protein is encoded by the coding sequence ATGGAATTTGCTCCCCTATTTCCCCTTGTTTACCGGATTCTCCAGCCCACTTTTCCCCATTGTCTATGGGGTGGAAACTCAAGCTGTAAGACTATTGCTCTCACTTTTGATGATGGACCTCATCCCCAATACACACCCCAGGTATTATCCGTTTTAAACAGGTACAAAATTACCGCTAGTTTTTTCTGGTTAGGAAATTGTGTAAATCGGTTTCCAGACATTGCGAAAACAGTCAGCGAACAAGGACACTGGATCGGATTACATGGTTATGAGCATGATTCTTTTCCCTTCCTTTCCCCAACTCAGTTAAAACAGAGTTTAGAAAAAACCCAAGTTGCTATTTACAATGCTTGTAATTTACAACCTGAACAAGTGCGAGATGTGCGTCCTCCTAATGGTTTTTTTACACCTCAAACATTACAATTATTTCAACAGTGGAATTATCGTCCAGTTATGTGGAGTGTAGTTCCTGAAGATTGGGTTCTTCCTGGTGTAAATGTGGTGATAAATCGAGTTATGAAGCAAGTTAAAAACGGTTCATTAATTGTGTTACATGATGGCTATTTTGGGGGCAAAGATGTGGCAGAAACTATTAATATTTTGATTCCTAAATTATTAGAACAAGGTTATAAATTTGTGACTATTGATAGTTTGTGGTAA
- a CDS encoding MltA domain-containing protein, whose translation MNSQKFANITISLPIFMASLIVGIQPLPNQELSSPECRLGKWNLPALVNPTPKKLPILIPRVPVTCCQEDISCLDQAIYDDNNDEVADKKALLQSIDYSLQYLQTERAVTAYQKSEITRERVDNSLQRFRQLLISTKSAQALQAAIEKEFVFYQSVGRDKKGTVLFTAYYEPLYLASRQPTKEFRYPAYRYPADLASWAKPHPTRLELEGADGLQSSKGQLKGLELFWFRDRLEPYMIQIQGSAKLKLTCSFSFALSLLPQTINSHKFITLF comes from the coding sequence ATGAATAGCCAGAAATTTGCTAACATTACTATTAGTTTACCCATATTTATGGCAAGTTTGATTGTGGGCATACAGCCACTGCCCAATCAAGAACTTAGTTCCCCAGAATGTCGGTTAGGAAAATGGAATTTACCAGCATTAGTCAATCCAACTCCAAAGAAATTACCGATACTTATTCCCAGAGTACCAGTTACCTGTTGTCAAGAAGATATTTCTTGTTTAGATCAGGCAATTTATGATGATAATAATGATGAAGTTGCTGATAAAAAAGCCCTATTACAATCTATAGATTACAGTCTCCAATATTTGCAAACAGAAAGGGCAGTTACAGCTTATCAAAAATCAGAAATTACCAGAGAAAGAGTTGATAATAGTTTGCAAAGATTTCGGCAATTATTGATTTCCACAAAATCGGCTCAAGCACTACAAGCAGCTATAGAAAAAGAATTTGTTTTTTATCAATCTGTGGGGAGAGATAAGAAAGGAACGGTTTTATTTACCGCTTACTATGAACCTTTATATTTAGCTAGTCGTCAACCAACAAAAGAATTTCGTTATCCTGCTTATCGCTATCCTGCTGATTTAGCATCTTGGGCTAAACCTCATCCTACCAGATTAGAATTAGAAGGTGCAGATGGTTTACAAAGTAGCAAGGGTCAATTAAAAGGATTGGAGTTATTTTGGTTTAGAGATCGTCTTGAACCTTATATGATTCAAATTCAAGGTTCAGCCAAACTCAAATTAACATGTAGTTTTAGTTTTGCTTTATCTTTATTACCACAAACTATCAATAGTCACAAATTTATAACCTTGTTCTAA
- the pxcA gene encoding proton extrusion protein PcxA yields MRNTVFSQKIYPFLLAAYKWYLLTPERSLDTAYQAAIKIKEIEDKHFNGNKIDSEFTMHSASVMDYFQGDLQKLLKIVQMRLTEFKASRWFSNESKQKAAIKVGIEYSSPALILEKLEFIDQVTCKYTNNDISTNYENPNSPTVEPPTDLIKSQQFTPQRSQKVNQNISKGKANTTGILPRSIFNTINRLQVELDPDSEQDVVKNFRKAKQRSIISIRLILLLIIVPLLTHQVSKILIVGPLVEHFRNEKTVEVFLNGEMEEEGLLALQRFEERIKFESLISNAPPLATEELETKMKEKAEKVKEEFREESDNAIKNVFADIFAVIAFTVLLLLSKSSIAVLKEFFDHVVYGLSDSAKAFIIILFTDVFVGFHSPHGWEVLLEGISRHWGLPANHDFIFLFIATFPVILDTIFKYWIFRYLNRISPSAVATYHNMNE; encoded by the coding sequence ATGAGAAATACCGTGTTTAGCCAAAAAATATACCCTTTTTTACTGGCTGCTTACAAATGGTATCTACTGACACCAGAACGTTCTTTAGATACAGCCTATCAAGCCGCTATAAAAATTAAAGAAATTGAAGATAAACACTTCAATGGTAACAAAATAGACTCCGAATTTACCATGCACAGCGCCAGTGTGATGGATTATTTTCAAGGAGATTTGCAAAAGTTATTAAAAATTGTACAAATGCGGCTGACAGAATTTAAAGCCAGTCGGTGGTTTTCTAATGAATCTAAACAAAAAGCTGCCATAAAAGTCGGTATAGAATATTCTAGCCCAGCATTAATTTTAGAGAAACTAGAATTCATTGATCAAGTTACCTGCAAATATACTAATAATGATATAAGTACAAATTATGAAAATCCCAATTCTCCAACTGTTGAACCACCCACAGATTTAATTAAATCTCAACAATTTACCCCACAAAGATCGCAGAAAGTTAACCAAAATATATCAAAGGGAAAAGCCAATACTACAGGTATTTTACCCCGCTCAATTTTCAACACAATCAATCGTTTACAAGTAGAATTAGATCCAGATTCTGAACAAGATGTAGTTAAAAATTTCCGTAAAGCCAAACAAAGAAGTATTATCTCAATTCGGCTTATCCTCCTCCTGATTATTGTTCCTCTACTTACACATCAAGTATCAAAAATTTTAATTGTTGGCCCATTGGTAGAACATTTCCGAAATGAGAAAACAGTAGAAGTTTTCTTAAATGGAGAGATGGAAGAAGAAGGACTATTAGCATTACAAAGGTTTGAAGAAAGAATTAAATTTGAATCCTTAATTAGTAATGCTCCCCCGCTGGCAACTGAAGAATTAGAAACCAAAATGAAGGAGAAAGCTGAGAAAGTAAAAGAAGAATTTCGCGAAGAAAGTGATAATGCCATTAAAAATGTATTTGCTGATATTTTTGCAGTAATTGCCTTTACTGTTTTATTACTCCTTAGTAAATCTTCTATCGCTGTATTAAAAGAGTTCTTTGATCATGTAGTTTATGGTTTAAGTGATAGTGCTAAAGCATTTATTATCATTTTATTTACCGATGTTTTTGTCGGCTTTCACTCTCCTCATGGTTGGGAAGTTCTCTTGGAAGGAATATCACGACATTGGGGATTACCCGCAAATCATGATTTTATTTTCTTATTTATTGCCACATTTCCCGTCATTTTAGATACGATCTTTAAATATTGGATTTTCCGCTATTTGAATCGGATTTCACCTTCTGCCGTTGCTACCTACCATAACATGAATGAATAG
- a CDS encoding recombinase family protein, translated as MLSDSLWIFGTSRSGKTTRLINQFSAWLQIDNQESDLFYNKNIHNSLPQPIDKTANSHQKELSILLLAANDDTRRELADRVTTLTLGKYPLRVKTALGFFQDEVILFWPLLIDSLSIKAQFSVRLRPETEQELATKLWSSRLDAEVLRRVGINEYRLVRRILDLWQLAAYSGVPCEDIPQILHSGLENDSINLEPEFLGDLLLSWRNWCLERGLLTYALITELYNQNLLTHNTYQQHLQQRYQGIIADDVDDYPAIAANLFEFLLNAGVIGAFSYNPHGAIRWGLGADPQYLSRLSERCQVENLTSIPANSLGYSLTEQMVELVTQPMTMLTLPSCVKPIQTNSRAQLLRETAEIIIDGVKSGEVAADEVAIIAPGLDAIARYTLVEILTKQNIEVASLNEQRPLISSSVVRALLTLMALVYPGLGRLVDRDAVAEMLVVLSQYQTQDGQEKEFHHSRIDPVRAGLIADSCFVPHPDTPDLLPVRTFDRWDRIGYIATQAYEEILQWMAEQREQYQQRLLLTPIFLLYKAIQDFICNDKNPSYQELAALRELLETAQHYWEIDTRLRQTDSLLLSMHTPETLSITITNFIQLLRRGTITANPYPVRPIGSNRKAVTLATIFQYRASRNNHRWHFWLDIGSPLWAKGGAATLYGATLFLRDRLGQPWTAEDEQLAEEQRLQRIIADLLARVSDKLYLCHSELAVNGQEQIGPLLPLVHSCEVV; from the coding sequence ATGCTTTCTGATTCTCTTTGGATTTTTGGTACTAGTCGTAGTGGTAAAACTACTCGCTTGATAAACCAGTTTAGTGCTTGGTTACAAATTGATAATCAAGAATCTGATTTATTTTATAATAAAAATATTCACAATTCCTTACCTCAACCCATAGATAAAACTGCAAATTCACACCAAAAAGAACTAAGTATTTTATTATTAGCTGCTAATGATGATACCCGACGGGAATTAGCTGATAGAGTTACTACTTTAACATTAGGAAAATATCCTCTTCGCGTAAAAACAGCTTTGGGTTTTTTCCAAGATGAGGTAATTTTATTTTGGCCGTTATTAATTGATTCGTTGTCAATCAAAGCACAATTTTCAGTCAGATTGCGTCCAGAAACAGAACAAGAATTGGCAACAAAACTCTGGAGTTCTCGGTTAGATGCGGAAGTTTTGCGACGTGTAGGTATAAATGAGTATCGGTTGGTGAGGCGTATCCTGGATTTATGGCAATTAGCAGCTTATAGCGGTGTACCCTGTGAAGATATTCCTCAAATTTTGCACAGTGGATTAGAAAATGATTCTATCAATTTAGAACCGGAATTTTTGGGTGATTTGCTACTAAGTTGGCGCAATTGGTGTTTGGAACGAGGATTATTGACTTATGCACTCATTACCGAACTGTATAACCAAAATTTACTGACTCATAATACCTATCAACAGCATTTGCAGCAACGCTATCAAGGTATCATAGCAGATGATGTGGATGATTATCCAGCGATCGCTGCTAACTTATTTGAATTTTTATTAAATGCTGGGGTAATAGGGGCGTTTAGCTATAATCCTCATGGGGCTATCCGTTGGGGTTTGGGGGCAGATCCTCAGTATTTATCCAGATTATCTGAGCGTTGCCAAGTAGAAAATTTAACCTCTATACCTGCAAATAGTTTGGGCTATTCTCTAACTGAGCAAATGGTAGAATTGGTCACACAGCCAATGACAATGTTAACTTTACCAAGTTGTGTAAAGCCTATTCAAACCAATTCCCGCGCCCAGCTATTACGTGAAACAGCCGAGATAATTATTGATGGAGTCAAATCTGGGGAAGTAGCAGCGGATGAAGTAGCAATTATTGCACCTGGTTTAGATGCGATCGCTCGTTATACCCTAGTAGAAATATTAACCAAACAAAATATTGAAGTTGCATCTCTCAACGAACAACGCCCTTTAATTAGTTCATCGGTAGTCAGAGCATTACTCACCTTAATGGCTCTAGTGTATCCCGGTTTGGGACGGTTGGTAGATAGGGATGCAGTAGCAGAAATGTTGGTTGTTTTGAGTCAATATCAAACTCAAGATGGGCAGGAAAAAGAATTCCATCACTCTAGAATAGATCCGGTGCGGGCTGGGTTAATAGCAGATTCTTGTTTCGTTCCCCACCCCGATACACCCGATTTATTACCAGTGAGAACCTTTGATCGCTGGGATAGAATTGGCTATATTGCCACTCAGGCTTATGAAGAAATATTACAATGGATGGCCGAACAGCGGGAGCAATATCAACAGCGTCTTCTCCTCACCCCCATTTTTCTCCTCTACAAAGCCATTCAAGACTTTATCTGTAATGATAAAAACCCCTCATATCAAGAATTAGCAGCATTACGAGAATTACTAGAAACTGCCCAACATTACTGGGAAATAGACACCCGTTTAAGACAAACGGATTCTCTCTTGCTTTCAATGCATACACCCGAAACTCTTAGCATTACTATTACTAACTTTATTCAACTGCTGCGACGGGGGACAATTACCGCCAACCCCTATCCAGTGCGTCCTATCGGTAGCAATAGAAAAGCTGTAACTTTAGCAACTATATTTCAGTACCGTGCAAGTAGAAACAATCACCGTTGGCATTTTTGGTTAGATATTGGTTCACCACTATGGGCTAAAGGTGGTGCTGCCACCTTATATGGTGCTACCTTATTTTTACGGGATAGGTTAGGACAACCTTGGACAGCAGAAGATGAACAATTAGCCGAAGAACAAAGATTACAAAGAATTATCGCCGATTTGCTGGCGCGTGTGTCTGATAAATTGTATTTGTGTCACAGTGAATTAGCCGTAAATGGACAGGAACAAATAGGACCTTTATTACCTTTAGTTCATTCCTGCGAAGTGGTTTAA